Proteins encoded together in one Flavobacteriales bacterium window:
- a CDS encoding T9SS type A sorting domain-containing protein encodes MTITDLAGKLVNSDRLAEVNRRIYQFDASDLNNGAYTVTVELDGKRFSERIVVAH; translated from the coding sequence GTGACGATCACCGACCTCGCTGGCAAGCTGGTGAACAGCGACCGCCTGGCCGAAGTGAACCGTCGCATCTACCAGTTCGACGCGAGCGACCTGAACAACGGTGCCTACACCGTGACGGTGGAACTCGATGGCAAGCGTTTCAGCGAGCGCATCGTGGTGGCCCACTAA
- a CDS encoding RNA polymerase sigma factor: MGSLFGTDRRSASDERLMELVVRGDERAFAELYDRYHGRVLNYFHRMLWSDRERAQDMLQDLFAKLAQRPDQYDPGRPFRTWLFSVANNMCKNEYRREEVRRAAVPELRHNGRAVQEPHAGEAVDRAHFRRRLNEELDRLDPDQKATFVMRYEEDLAIKEIALAFGISEGTVKSRLFYTLKKLADRLKEFGPMPLPHHGRA, translated from the coding sequence ATGGGCTCCCTCTTCGGCACCGATCGGCGGAGCGCCAGCGACGAGCGCCTCATGGAGCTCGTGGTGCGCGGCGATGAGCGCGCTTTCGCCGAGCTGTACGACCGCTACCACGGCCGCGTGCTGAACTACTTCCACCGCATGCTGTGGAGCGACCGCGAACGGGCGCAGGACATGCTGCAGGACCTGTTCGCCAAGCTGGCACAGCGGCCGGACCAGTACGACCCGGGCCGGCCGTTCCGCACCTGGTTGTTCAGCGTGGCCAACAACATGTGCAAGAACGAGTACCGCCGCGAGGAGGTGCGCCGCGCGGCGGTGCCCGAGCTGCGGCACAACGGCCGCGCAGTGCAGGAGCCGCACGCCGGCGAGGCCGTGGACCGGGCCCACTTCCGGCGGCGGCTGAACGAGGAGCTCGACCGGTTGGACCCCGACCAGAAGGCCACCTTCGTGATGCGGTACGAGGAGGACCTGGCCATCAAGGAGATCGCGCTGGCTTTCGGCATCTCCGAAGGCACCGTGAAGAGCCGCCTGTTCTACACCCTGAAGAAACTGGCCGACCGCCTCAAGGAGTTCGGCCCGATGCCCCTTCCCCACCATGGACGCGCGTGA
- the gyrA gene encoding DNA gyrase subunit A, protein MTDGEKIVPINIENEMRTAYIDYSMSVIVSRALPDVRDGLKPVHRRVLFGMQELGVLSNRPYKKSARIVGEVLGKYHPHGDGSVYDAMVRMAQDWSLRYPLVDGQGNFGSIDGDSPAAMRYTEARLKRIAEEVLADLDKETVDMRPNFDDTLEEPSVMPTRIPQLLVNGAAGIAVGMATNMPPHNLTEVCDATIAYIDDRDIDIDGLMQYIKGPDFPTGGVIYGTDGIREAYTTGRGRIVLRGKCHIEEDQRTGRETIICTEIPYQTNKAVQLYKGVADLVNDKKIEGLSDVNDYSDRTGIRLAYEVKREAMGTVVLNQLYKYSALQSSFSVNNIALVGGRPMLLNLKDMIARFVDHRHDVVVRRTKYDLRKAEERAHILEGLLIALDRLDAVIALIRASQTPDEARDGLMKEFGLSEIQARAILDMRLQRLTGLERDKIREEHAELMTLIAHLKAVLADEGMRMGIIKDELREVREKYGDKRRTEIVASGADLNMEDLIADDAVVVTISHLGYIKRTPLAEFRTQTRGGVGSRGSTTREEDFLEHLFVATNHNYLLIFTQKGRCYWMRVFDIPEGTRQSKGRAIQNLIQIEADDKVLAYINVKDLKSEDYLNNHFVVLCTKNGIIKKTTLEAYSRPRANGIIAVGIREGDELLEARLTNGNCHIIMASREGKANHFEENRVRPMGRGASGVRGMLLEDGDEVVGMITIDKAETGTRQVLVVSENGYGKRTPLKDKDGEYEYRMTNRGGKGVKTLQVTEKTGKVVAIKDVTEEDHLMIINRSGITIRTRVNELRELGRATQGVRLIELRSNDRIAAVAKVDSDLHEDEEQPGEGEEGAANGTEVDTPAPEV, encoded by the coding sequence ATGACCGACGGAGAGAAGATCGTCCCGATCAACATCGAGAACGAGATGCGCACGGCCTACATCGACTACTCGATGTCGGTGATCGTGAGCCGCGCCCTGCCTGATGTACGCGATGGCCTCAAACCCGTGCACCGCCGTGTGCTGTTCGGCATGCAGGAGCTCGGGGTGCTGAGCAATCGCCCCTACAAAAAGAGCGCCCGTATCGTCGGTGAGGTGCTCGGGAAGTACCACCCCCATGGCGACGGTAGCGTGTACGACGCCATGGTGCGCATGGCGCAGGACTGGAGCCTGCGCTACCCGCTGGTCGACGGCCAGGGCAACTTCGGCAGCATCGACGGGGACAGCCCGGCGGCCATGCGCTACACCGAGGCTCGCCTGAAGAGGATCGCCGAGGAGGTGCTGGCCGACCTGGACAAGGAGACCGTGGACATGCGGCCCAACTTCGACGACACGTTGGAGGAGCCGAGCGTGATGCCGACCCGGATCCCCCAGCTGCTCGTCAACGGTGCCGCCGGCATCGCTGTGGGCATGGCCACCAACATGCCGCCCCACAACCTCACCGAGGTGTGCGACGCCACGATCGCCTACATCGACGACCGCGACATCGACATCGACGGCCTGATGCAGTACATCAAGGGCCCGGATTTCCCCACGGGCGGGGTGATCTACGGCACTGACGGCATCCGGGAGGCATACACCACCGGCCGCGGCCGCATCGTGCTGCGCGGCAAGTGCCACATCGAGGAGGACCAGCGCACCGGGCGGGAGACCATCATCTGCACCGAGATCCCCTACCAGACCAACAAGGCCGTGCAGCTATACAAGGGCGTGGCCGACCTGGTGAACGACAAGAAGATCGAGGGCCTCAGCGACGTCAACGACTACAGCGACCGCACCGGCATCCGCCTGGCCTACGAGGTGAAGCGTGAGGCCATGGGCACCGTGGTGCTCAACCAGCTCTACAAGTACAGCGCGCTGCAGAGCAGCTTCAGCGTGAACAACATCGCGCTGGTGGGCGGGCGGCCCATGCTCCTGAACCTCAAGGACATGATCGCCCGCTTCGTGGACCACCGCCACGACGTGGTGGTGCGGCGCACGAAGTACGACCTGCGCAAGGCCGAGGAGCGTGCCCACATCCTGGAGGGGCTCCTCATCGCGCTGGACCGCCTGGACGCCGTGATCGCCCTGATCCGGGCCAGCCAGACCCCTGACGAAGCCCGCGACGGACTCATGAAGGAGTTCGGCCTCTCCGAGATCCAGGCCCGCGCCATCCTCGATATGCGCCTGCAGCGCCTCACCGGCCTGGAGCGCGACAAGATCCGCGAGGAGCACGCTGAGCTCATGACCCTCATCGCCCACCTGAAGGCCGTGCTGGCCGATGAGGGCATGCGGATGGGCATCATCAAGGACGAGCTGCGCGAGGTGAGGGAGAAGTACGGCGACAAGCGCCGCACGGAGATCGTGGCCAGCGGGGCGGACCTCAACATGGAGGACCTCATCGCCGACGACGCCGTGGTGGTCACCATCAGCCACCTGGGCTATATCAAGCGCACACCGCTGGCCGAGTTCCGCACCCAGACCCGGGGCGGGGTGGGCAGCCGCGGAAGCACCACGCGTGAGGAGGACTTCCTGGAGCACCTCTTCGTGGCCACCAACCACAACTACCTGCTCATCTTCACCCAGAAGGGCCGGTGCTACTGGATGCGCGTGTTCGACATCCCCGAAGGCACTCGGCAGAGCAAGGGCCGCGCGATCCAGAACCTCATCCAGATCGAGGCGGACGACAAGGTGCTGGCCTACATCAACGTCAAGGACCTCAAGAGCGAGGACTACCTGAACAACCACTTCGTGGTGCTGTGCACCAAGAACGGCATCATCAAAAAGACCACCCTGGAGGCCTACAGCCGTCCGCGCGCCAATGGCATCATCGCCGTGGGCATCCGCGAGGGCGACGAGCTGCTGGAGGCGCGCCTCACCAACGGCAACTGCCACATCATCATGGCCAGCCGCGAGGGCAAGGCCAACCACTTCGAGGAGAACCGCGTGCGCCCCATGGGCCGCGGAGCCAGCGGGGTGCGGGGCATGCTGTTGGAGGATGGCGACGAGGTGGTGGGCATGATCACCATCGACAAGGCCGAGACCGGCACGCGCCAAGTGCTTGTGGTGAGCGAGAACGGTTACGGCAAACGCACCCCGCTCAAGGACAAGGACGGGGAGTACGAGTACCGCATGACCAACCGCGGCGGCAAGGGGGTGAAGACCCTGCAGGTGACCGAGAAGACCGGAAAGGTGGTGGCCATCAAGGATGTGACCGAGGAGGATCACCTGATGATCATCAACCGCAGCGGCATCACCATCCGCACGCGGGTGAACGAGCTCCGCGAGCTGGGCCGGGCCACCCAGGGCGTGCGCCTGATCGAGCTGCGCTCCAACGACCGCATCGCCGCCGTGGCCAAGGTGGACAGCGACCTGCACGAGGACGAAGAGCAACCTGGTGAAGGCGAGGAAGGCGCCGCG
- a CDS encoding DUF493 family protein: MLSEEVKERLRQRLDQVHEWPSVYMYKFIFEPDADRLAAVTALFPPEAELLRKYSTGGKYLSLTVTEVMMSANEVVERYDRASVIPGLIVL; the protein is encoded by the coding sequence ATGCTGAGCGAAGAAGTGAAGGAGCGGCTCCGGCAACGGCTGGACCAAGTGCACGAGTGGCCCTCGGTGTACATGTACAAGTTCATCTTCGAGCCCGACGCCGACCGCTTGGCCGCTGTCACCGCCCTGTTCCCGCCCGAGGCGGAGCTTCTGCGCAAGTACTCCACCGGGGGCAAGTACCTCAGCCTCACCGTCACCGAGGTGATGATGAGCGCGAACGAAGTGGTGGAGCGCTACGACCGCGCCTCGGTCATCCCTGGTCTCATCGTGCTGTGA
- a CDS encoding T9SS type A sorting domain-containing protein, protein MKHLYTIINNLPKLAIAALLAAPTMSNAQCLTWVNPTDSSGWSDFVSTFQGAPCATSGVCPVNEITAFQVWADEAYAMTNVQAGGSYTFSACNGVGGSAWPLSFTIINPSGTPDAFGLDAGSSCALTWTATETGTYLIVVSEQGACGTSSNQATDNGFPSITCTASAATDCATIGIDEIAAQGPVLISPNPTTGLFTVTVSAEARRIEVLDLNGRLLQGVTTTRTLGGTYHMDLSGLAAGTYMVRTDLGTTVNTQRITLVD, encoded by the coding sequence ATGAAGCACCTGTACACCATCATCAACAACCTCCCGAAGCTGGCCATCGCCGCCCTGCTTGCCGCTCCCACGATGAGCAACGCCCAGTGCCTCACCTGGGTGAACCCGACCGACTCCAGCGGATGGAGCGACTTCGTATCCACCTTCCAAGGTGCGCCTTGCGCCACCAGCGGCGTGTGTCCTGTGAACGAGATCACGGCATTCCAGGTGTGGGCTGACGAAGCCTATGCGATGACGAACGTTCAGGCTGGGGGTTCATACACCTTCAGCGCATGCAACGGAGTGGGCGGCAGCGCCTGGCCGCTTTCCTTCACGATCATCAACCCCTCCGGAACGCCTGACGCGTTCGGTCTGGACGCTGGTTCATCCTGCGCCTTGACCTGGACCGCGACCGAGACGGGCACTTACCTGATCGTCGTATCCGAACAAGGTGCTTGCGGTACGTCCTCGAACCAGGCCACGGACAACGGGTTCCCCTCGATCACCTGCACCGCCAGCGCGGCCACGGATTGCGCCACCATCGGCATCGACGAGATCGCCGCGCAGGGACCTGTCCTGATCAGCCCGAACCCGACCACGGGTCTGTTCACCGTTACGGTGAGCGCTGAAGCGCGTCGCATCGAGGTCCTCGACCTGAACGGCCGTCTACTACAGGGTGTGACGACCACCCGCACCCTCGGTGGAACCTACCACATGGACCTCTCCGGTCTGGCCGCTGGCACCTACATGGTGCGCACCGACCTGGGTACCACGGTGAACACGCAGCGCATCACGCTGGTGGACTAA
- a CDS encoding ATP-dependent Clp protease ATP-binding subunit translates to MDAKFSPRVRDVITFSREEALRLGHNYIGIEHILLGLIREGEGNAVKILHHLDVDLEELRRSVEGSMEPASAMRPPDKDKITLIKQAEKMLKITFLEAKLFKSPHIDTEHLLLSILKDEDNLATRTLHKFNVDYESVKNEVDAILAGGGPSPASGSSKGPKAQGPQSADDDDEESGSGYSGGQRKPADSKSKTPVLDNFGRDLTKLAEDGKLDPIVGREKEIERVSQVLSRRKKNNPVLIGEPGVGKSAIAEGLALRIIQRKVSRVLFGKRIVALDIASLVAGTKYRGQFEERMKAVMNELENSPDVILFIDEIHTIVGAGGASGSLDASNMFKPALARGEIQCIGATTLDEYRQYIEKDGALERRFQKVLVEPTTVDETIQILNNIKEKYEDHHNVNYTPEAIEACVKLTNRYITDRHLPDKAIDALDEAGSRVHISNIVVPKNILEVEGKIEEVKEEKNKVVRSQRYEEAAKLRDRERQLQEELERAKKQWEEESRTHRTTVNEENVAEVVAMMSGIPVTRIAEKESGKLRRMKEEMMGKVIGQDEAVGKVVKAIQRNRAGLKDPNRPIGSFIFLGPTGVGKTQLAKELARYLFDTEDALVRVDMSEYMEKFSVSRLIGAPPGYVGYEEGGQLTEKVRRRPYAIILLDEIEKAHPDVFNLLLQALDDGKMTDSLGRHIDFKNTIIIMTSNIGARDLADYGKGVGFGTTARSEAQEETNRGIIEKALKKAFAPEFLNRIDDIIMFNSLKREDIHKIIDIELGHLYKRISELGYELKLTDEAKDFLVEKGYDEKFGARPLKRAIQKFIEDPMAEEIINQAIEEGDKIVVGLNKEKSDVAIKVTKGKKKVGKGEGSSDTKDLPPPRANKGFLPSCRPARPKRAGPLRPLPLASVGALAEAGAEAQAHREEAIGRPFGLHRAAREALQPELVRAQRLLVLLVAHLHAEGQVVRGMQVEGELAAPVQTRGLHGAPLPHPAAGVVVVGQASLGGELHEGAAAGVLLPLQLAEPGGTDDLAADALRGEGALLQPEPGGPAAHAHAQPLPERILGTEVETAHALGEVVEQGQAHRDRQHQRALQSERRLGQGLALLRGGVQRACGSGDQQERMHPACHPWASRKRRMVRWVSEAICRW, encoded by the coding sequence ATGGACGCCAAATTCTCACCCCGGGTCCGGGACGTCATCACCTTCAGTCGTGAGGAAGCCCTCCGGCTCGGGCACAATTACATCGGCATCGAGCACATCCTGCTCGGCCTCATCCGCGAGGGCGAGGGCAATGCTGTGAAGATCCTCCACCACCTGGACGTGGACCTGGAGGAGCTGCGCCGCTCGGTGGAGGGCAGCATGGAGCCCGCCAGCGCGATGCGCCCGCCGGACAAGGACAAGATCACGCTGATCAAGCAGGCCGAGAAGATGCTGAAGATCACCTTTCTGGAGGCCAAGCTGTTCAAGAGCCCGCACATCGACACTGAGCACCTGCTGCTCAGCATCCTGAAGGACGAGGACAACCTGGCCACCCGCACCCTGCACAAGTTCAACGTGGACTACGAGAGCGTGAAGAACGAAGTGGACGCCATCCTGGCCGGCGGCGGCCCTTCCCCGGCCTCCGGCTCATCCAAAGGGCCCAAGGCCCAGGGCCCGCAGAGCGCTGACGATGATGACGAGGAGAGCGGCAGCGGCTATTCCGGTGGTCAGCGCAAACCCGCCGACAGCAAGAGCAAAACGCCGGTGCTGGACAACTTCGGCCGCGACCTCACCAAGCTGGCCGAGGACGGCAAGCTGGACCCCATCGTGGGCCGTGAGAAGGAGATCGAGCGCGTGAGCCAGGTGCTGAGCCGGCGCAAGAAGAACAACCCCGTGCTGATCGGCGAGCCCGGCGTGGGCAAGAGCGCCATCGCCGAGGGCCTCGCCCTGCGCATCATCCAGCGCAAGGTGAGCCGCGTGCTCTTTGGCAAGCGCATCGTGGCGCTGGACATCGCCAGCCTTGTGGCCGGCACCAAGTACCGCGGCCAATTCGAGGAGCGCATGAAGGCCGTGATGAACGAGCTGGAGAACAGCCCGGACGTCATCCTTTTCATCGACGAGATCCACACCATCGTGGGCGCCGGCGGCGCCAGCGGCAGCCTCGACGCCAGCAACATGTTCAAGCCCGCCCTGGCGCGCGGTGAGATCCAGTGCATCGGCGCCACCACGCTGGACGAATACAGGCAGTACATCGAGAAGGACGGAGCCCTCGAGCGCCGTTTCCAGAAAGTGCTGGTGGAGCCCACGACCGTGGATGAGACCATCCAGATCCTCAACAACATCAAGGAGAAGTACGAGGACCACCACAACGTGAACTACACGCCCGAGGCGATCGAGGCCTGCGTGAAGCTCACCAACCGGTACATCACCGACCGTCACCTGCCGGACAAGGCCATCGACGCGCTGGACGAGGCGGGCAGTCGCGTGCACATCAGCAACATCGTGGTGCCCAAGAACATCCTGGAAGTGGAGGGCAAGATCGAGGAGGTGAAGGAGGAGAAGAACAAGGTGGTGCGCAGCCAGCGCTACGAGGAGGCCGCCAAGTTGCGCGACCGCGAGCGGCAGCTGCAGGAGGAGCTGGAGCGCGCCAAGAAGCAGTGGGAGGAGGAGAGCCGCACCCACCGCACCACCGTGAACGAGGAGAACGTGGCCGAGGTGGTGGCCATGATGAGCGGCATCCCTGTGACGCGTATCGCCGAGAAGGAGAGCGGCAAGCTGCGGCGGATGAAGGAGGAGATGATGGGCAAGGTGATCGGCCAGGACGAGGCGGTGGGCAAGGTGGTGAAGGCCATCCAGCGCAATCGCGCCGGCCTGAAGGACCCCAACCGCCCCATCGGTTCGTTCATCTTCCTGGGCCCCACCGGCGTGGGCAAGACCCAGCTGGCCAAGGAACTGGCGCGGTACCTGTTCGACACCGAAGATGCGCTGGTGCGCGTCGACATGAGCGAGTACATGGAGAAGTTCTCCGTGAGCCGCCTGATCGGAGCACCTCCGGGCTACGTGGGCTACGAGGAGGGCGGACAGCTCACTGAGAAAGTGCGCCGTCGGCCTTACGCCATCATCCTGCTCGACGAGATCGAGAAGGCCCACCCCGATGTGTTCAACCTGCTGCTGCAAGCGCTCGATGACGGCAAGATGACCGATAGCCTCGGCCGTCACATCGATTTCAAGAACACGATCATCATCATGACGTCGAACATCGGAGCGCGCGACCTGGCCGACTACGGCAAGGGCGTGGGCTTCGGCACCACCGCGCGCAGCGAGGCCCAGGAGGAGACCAATCGCGGCATCATCGAGAAGGCGCTCAAGAAGGCCTTCGCCCCGGAGTTCCTCAACCGCATCGACGACATCATCATGTTCAACTCGCTCAAGCGGGAGGACATCCACAAGATCATCGACATCGAGCTGGGGCACCTCTACAAGCGCATCAGCGAGCTGGGCTACGAGCTGAAGCTCACCGATGAGGCCAAGGACTTCCTGGTGGAAAAGGGCTACGACGAGAAGTTCGGCGCACGCCCATTGAAGCGGGCCATCCAGAAATTCATCGAGGACCCGATGGCCGAGGAGATCATCAACCAGGCCATCGAGGAGGGCGACAAGATCGTCGTGGGCCTCAACAAGGAGAAGTCCGACGTGGCCATCAAGGTCACCAAGGGCAAGAAGAAAGTGGGCAAAGGGGAAGGCAGCAGCGACACCAAGGACCTGCCCCCGCCCCGGGCGAATAAGGGTTTTCTCCCATCATGCAGACCGGCCCGCCCCAAGCGGGCCGGTCCGCTTCGGCCCCTACCACTCGCCTCGGTCGGCGCTCTTGCGGAAGCGGGTGCTGAAGCCCAGGCCCACCGTGAGGAAGCCATAGGGCGGCCCTTCGGCCTGCACCGTGCGGCCCGGGAAGCTCTCCAGCCCGAACTTGTCCGGGCTCAGCGTCTGCTCGTCCTGCTCGTAGCCCACCTGCACGCCGAAGGCCAGGTTGTCCGTGGCATGCAGGTAGAAGGTGAACTGGCCGCCCCAGTGCAAACCCGAGGCCTTCACGGTGCGCCGCTCCCCCACCCCGCTGCTGGTGTAGTGGTAGTCGGACAGGCCAGCCTTGGCGGCGAACTCCACGAAGGTGCGGCCGCCGGTGTACTTCTCCCATTGCAGCTTGCCGAACCAGGTGGCACGGACGATCTCGCCGCTGATGCTCTGCGGGGCGAAGGAGCGCTCCTCCAGCCCGAACCAGGTGGCCCGGCCGCCCACGCCCACGCACAGCCCCTTCCAGAACGGATATTGGGCACAGAGGTCGAAACCGCCCACGCTCTCGGTGAGGTCGTTGAACAAGGGCAGGCCCACCGGGACCGGCAACACCAGCGTGCCCTTCAGAGTGAACGACGGCTCGGGCAGGGGTTGGCGCTTTTGCGCGGCGGCGTTCAGCGCGCCTGCGGCAGCGGCGACCAGCAAGAGCGTATGCACCCGGCGTGTCATCCCTGGGCGAGCCGGAAGCGGCGGATGGTTCGTTGGGTATCCGAGGCCATCTGCAGATGGTAG
- a CDS encoding N(4)-(beta-N-acetylglucosaminyl)-L-asparaginase — MDNDRRRFLRITSTAAVAAAVPWARPAAARSTPPAPGSPVVISTWDHGLDANSKAWQVLGAGGSVLDAVVEGVAVVENDLTNRSVGQGGRPDRDGHVTLDACVQDHDGRAGSVAFVEHFANPVRIARAVMERTPHVMLVGEGAERWARENGFTDRRITLPGVQAEWKEWAVKSEYKPVANIENHDTIGQLAVDVQGRLAGSCTTSGMAYKIHGRVGDSPIIGAGLFVDGEVGAACATGTGELVIRVAGSHTVVELMRQGMDPTEACRQAVDRIVRRSGNIDGHQVGFLALRADGAFGAFSIYNGFTYAVSDASGHRLLESGYVRRWEP; from the coding sequence ATGGACAACGACCGCCGCCGCTTCCTGCGGATCACCTCCACGGCCGCAGTGGCTGCGGCGGTGCCTTGGGCCCGCCCGGCCGCAGCCCGTTCAACGCCTCCGGCCCCCGGCTCGCCGGTCGTCATCAGCACCTGGGACCATGGCCTCGACGCCAACAGCAAGGCCTGGCAGGTGTTGGGCGCGGGCGGCTCGGTGCTCGACGCCGTGGTGGAAGGCGTGGCCGTGGTGGAGAACGACCTCACCAACCGCAGTGTGGGCCAGGGCGGGCGGCCCGACCGCGACGGCCATGTGACCCTCGATGCCTGTGTGCAGGACCACGACGGCCGGGCCGGCAGCGTCGCCTTCGTGGAGCACTTCGCCAACCCCGTGCGCATCGCAAGGGCCGTCATGGAACGCACCCCGCATGTGATGCTGGTGGGCGAAGGCGCCGAACGCTGGGCCCGTGAGAACGGCTTCACCGATCGCCGCATCACCCTGCCCGGGGTGCAGGCCGAGTGGAAGGAGTGGGCGGTGAAGAGCGAGTACAAGCCCGTGGCGAACATCGAGAACCACGACACCATCGGTCAGCTCGCCGTGGATGTGCAGGGACGCCTGGCCGGCAGCTGCACCACCAGCGGCATGGCCTACAAGATCCACGGCCGGGTGGGCGACAGCCCCATCATCGGTGCCGGCCTCTTCGTGGATGGTGAGGTGGGTGCCGCCTGCGCCACCGGCACGGGCGAGCTTGTCATCCGGGTCGCCGGCAGCCACACCGTGGTGGAGCTCATGCGCCAGGGGATGGACCCCACCGAGGCCTGCCGCCAGGCCGTGGACCGCATCGTGCGCCGCTCGGGCAACATCGACGGCCATCAGGTGGGCTTCCTCGCCCTGCGCGCGGATGGCGCCTTCGGGGCCTTCAGCATCTACAACGGCTTCACCTACGCGGTAAGCGACGCGTCCGGCCATCGCCTGCTCGAGTCGGGCTACGTGCGGCGCTGGGAGCCCTGA